A region of Streptomyces halobius DNA encodes the following proteins:
- a CDS encoding site-specific integrase, translating to MAEYVLSSGLRAQEFTFLLEYEVPALPPRRSPVPVPMPLSRAVTKGQKARETWVLYDALVRMHQYLDLDREIAASRGLYRLARPALEVRDPDWEGAHVDGERRSWKLVLPEERLRLVDGAGQSPLVALQSTGAPFTDWDTVFRRTSRRIRRDFEPRFPIVSAHTLRHTMAMATLKRLTQGYYAQAAQLVKDTDEDAALALYLTRTEPLLVLRDLLGHSSVLTTELYVKPRELHLTGEKPQVASSRQEVEGLQRYYQLTA from the coding sequence ATGGCCGAGTACGTCCTGTCGTCTGGTCTGCGGGCTCAAGAGTTCACCTTTCTGCTGGAGTACGAGGTGCCGGCGCTTCCGCCGCGCCGGTCGCCGGTTCCGGTGCCGATGCCGTTGAGCCGGGCGGTCACCAAGGGCCAGAAGGCCAGGGAGACGTGGGTGCTCTATGACGCGCTCGTGCGCATGCACCAGTACCTCGACCTGGACCGGGAGATCGCCGCGAGCCGAGGGCTGTATCGGCTGGCGCGTCCGGCACTGGAAGTGCGTGACCCGGACTGGGAAGGCGCCCATGTTGATGGCGAGCGCCGGTCCTGGAAGCTGGTCCTGCCGGAGGAGCGGCTGCGGCTCGTAGACGGCGCCGGGCAGTCGCCGCTGGTGGCTCTGCAGTCGACGGGGGCGCCGTTCACCGACTGGGACACCGTCTTTCGGCGGACATCGCGGCGGATCCGCCGGGACTTCGAGCCGCGGTTTCCGATCGTGTCCGCCCATACCTTGCGTCACACGATGGCGATGGCGACGCTCAAGCGCCTGACCCAGGGCTACTACGCGCAGGCCGCTCAGCTGGTGAAGGACACCGACGAGGACGCGGCGCTGGCGTTGTATCTCACCCGGACCGAGCCGCTGCTGGTCCTGCGCGATTTGCTCGGTCACTCGAGCGTTCTGACCACGGAACTTTACGTCAAGCCTCGGGAATTGCATCTAACGGGCGAGAAACCGCAGGTCGCCAGTTCACGGCAAGAGGTTGAGGGACTCCAACGCTACTACCAACTAACAGCCTGA
- a CDS encoding helix-turn-helix domain-containing protein has translation MVAKLDYRWHLRKVMADRGMFSTTDLIPPLKERGISLSSSQVYRLVVERPERLSLKILMALLDILDCTMDDLIEPIAAAGTVRKPKKAAAGGSETPAEGLGGLRPKRARIRGVDHP, from the coding sequence ATGGTCGCCAAGCTCGACTACCGCTGGCACCTACGCAAGGTGATGGCGGACCGCGGGATGTTCTCCACCACCGACCTCATCCCGCCGCTGAAGGAACGCGGCATCTCGCTGTCGTCAAGCCAGGTCTACCGGCTCGTGGTCGAGCGGCCCGAACGGCTGAGCCTGAAGATCCTCATGGCCCTGCTCGACATCCTGGATTGCACGATGGACGACCTCATCGAGCCGATCGCCGCGGCTGGCACAGTGAGGAAGCCGAAGAAGGCCGCCGCGGGCGGCAGCGAGACACCCGCAGAGGGGCTCGGCGGCCTGCGCCCAAAGCGAGCCAGGATCAGGGGTGTTGACCACCCGTGA
- a CDS encoding site-specific integrase, translated as MVTAVAGGRAKSRMLAAALARRPAVLNDGRSPAPRAVGDLLIALRKAGAQATSPPVCAECGKHLRTLQRRGQDWYCGVCGPTTFEPCTGCGKTRRVSTRDRAGRPRCVRCRDIDGRDPLAVIRGVIAGLDPHADPDVVADVVRHSALRPANQQKIAWALEADPSLLTGNGHLAPFPVILRLIDRLIDAGVAGIVRPACPRCHRAVRISKPLDGQRVCRNCIAKSRVEECARCGTRRDPATRDDQGRPLCPNCLITDPTNLETCIVCGRRRLVNTRTPDGPICPTCRPLPTLVCSICGRTAPCTLSRLTDRPRCGACDQREARCTGCGSFRRVHSGTPQEPVCGPCTKPDAELWRPCPVCGQAERLRAPGPCRRCVLKHRLDELLVGPSGAVAPKLRALHEALASTERAATAIHWLSGGIVSTVLSDLGSGRRPLTHEALDELPDGKVVEHIRSVLVAAGALPSRDEQMIRLERVVSDLISSHSTAEGRQILHRYATWHLVRRLRHRTSGEDVTHEQLVVVRQHLRAAVILLGWLAEQGLTIATCRQADLERWLTSDDARLRQEAGHFVRWALARKIASDLSFPAVKWTGPSRPMDDEARWATARRLLHDDSIRTEDRLAGLLLLLYAQWPSAISRLTVDHIEETGGAVRIRLGDVPIDLPEPVADLALQQVAVRRSHAVLPRTASPWLFPGGQPGRPISAWAMGERLRKLGIRLAQTRSTALFQLATELPAAILARTLGIHITVAVKWQRAAAGDWGAYAAEVSRRNGS; from the coding sequence GTGGTCACCGCAGTCGCCGGCGGACGGGCCAAGTCCCGCATGCTCGCCGCCGCGCTGGCCCGCCGCCCAGCGGTCTTGAACGACGGCCGGTCCCCGGCCCCCCGGGCCGTCGGCGACCTGCTTATCGCCCTACGCAAGGCCGGGGCCCAGGCGACCTCGCCACCGGTCTGCGCCGAGTGCGGCAAACACCTGCGCACGCTCCAACGCCGCGGCCAGGACTGGTACTGCGGAGTCTGCGGGCCCACTACGTTCGAACCCTGCACCGGTTGCGGAAAGACCCGACGCGTCTCCACACGAGACCGGGCCGGGAGACCACGCTGCGTGAGGTGTCGCGACATCGACGGACGGGACCCCCTTGCGGTGATTCGCGGCGTGATCGCCGGACTGGACCCGCATGCCGACCCGGACGTGGTCGCCGACGTGGTCCGCCACTCGGCACTGCGGCCCGCCAACCAGCAGAAGATCGCCTGGGCTCTGGAGGCCGACCCCTCGCTGCTGACCGGCAACGGACACCTCGCGCCGTTCCCCGTGATCCTGCGGCTGATCGACCGGCTCATCGACGCCGGAGTCGCCGGGATCGTCCGGCCTGCCTGTCCCCGCTGCCACAGAGCCGTACGCATCAGCAAGCCCCTCGACGGCCAGCGGGTCTGCCGCAACTGCATCGCCAAGTCCCGCGTCGAGGAATGCGCACGCTGCGGCACCCGCCGTGACCCGGCCACGCGAGACGACCAGGGGCGACCGCTGTGTCCGAACTGCCTGATCACAGACCCGACCAACCTGGAAACCTGCATCGTCTGTGGCCGGCGGCGCCTGGTGAACACGCGGACTCCCGACGGGCCGATCTGCCCCACCTGCCGCCCGCTGCCGACGCTGGTCTGCTCGATCTGCGGCCGCACCGCCCCCTGCACCCTTTCCCGCCTGACCGATCGGCCCCGTTGCGGCGCCTGCGATCAACGTGAAGCCCGCTGCACCGGCTGCGGCTCCTTCCGCCGCGTCCACTCCGGCACCCCTCAGGAACCTGTCTGCGGCCCGTGCACGAAACCGGACGCCGAACTCTGGCGCCCCTGTCCTGTCTGCGGTCAAGCAGAACGACTACGTGCCCCAGGTCCTTGCCGCCGTTGTGTCCTCAAGCATCGGCTCGACGAACTCCTCGTCGGCCCGTCTGGCGCCGTCGCCCCGAAGCTACGAGCCTTGCACGAGGCCCTGGCCAGCACCGAACGGGCGGCAACAGCGATCCACTGGCTGTCCGGCGGCATTGTCTCCACCGTCCTGTCCGACCTGGGATCCGGCCGCCGACCACTGACACACGAGGCCCTGGATGAGCTTCCGGACGGCAAGGTCGTCGAACACATCCGCAGCGTCCTCGTGGCCGCCGGCGCCTTGCCCTCGCGAGACGAGCAGATGATCCGACTCGAACGCGTGGTGAGCGATCTCATCAGCTCCCACTCCACCGCCGAAGGGCGCCAGATCCTCCACCGATACGCGACCTGGCATCTGGTGCGGCGTCTTCGCCACCGCACCAGCGGCGAAGACGTCACTCATGAACAGCTCGTCGTCGTCCGCCAGCACCTCCGGGCAGCTGTCATCCTCCTGGGCTGGCTCGCCGAGCAGGGCCTGACCATCGCCACCTGCCGCCAGGCTGACCTCGAACGGTGGTTGACCAGCGATGACGCCCGCCTTCGCCAGGAGGCTGGGCACTTCGTCCGCTGGGCCCTCGCACGGAAGATCGCCAGCGACCTCAGCTTCCCCGCCGTGAAATGGACCGGCCCCTCCCGGCCCATGGACGACGAGGCCCGCTGGGCCACCGCCCGTCGTCTGCTGCACGACGACTCCATCCGCACCGAAGACCGCCTGGCCGGGCTGCTGTTGCTCCTCTATGCCCAGTGGCCCTCGGCGATCTCCCGGCTGACTGTCGACCACATCGAGGAGACAGGCGGAGCGGTCCGCATCCGCCTCGGCGACGTTCCCATCGACCTGCCCGAACCTGTCGCTGACCTGGCCCTTCAGCAGGTCGCAGTTCGCCGCAGCCATGCCGTTCTTCCCCGCACAGCCTCGCCCTGGCTCTTCCCCGGCGGCCAGCCCGGCCGTCCGATCAGTGCCTGGGCGATGGGAGAACGACTCCGCAAGCTCGGCATCCGTCTCGCCCAGACCCGCTCGACTGCCCTGTTCCAGCTCGCCACCGAGCTGCCCGCCGCGATCCTCGCCCGCACCCTCGGCATCCACATCACCGTCGCCGTCAAGTGGCAGCGGGCTGCCGCCGGAGACTGGGGCGCCTACGCAGCCGAGGTCAGCCGGAGGAACGGCTCGTGA
- a CDS encoding multicopper oxidase family protein has product MAHEHRAKGYRRRSLLMGAGAVGGIGLLGGAEAAFGGGSSEEEGEPLRDLPEVRSKGGLLDYRLTMTASTVSLGHGRKAHVHTYNDSLPGPVLRIRPGDRMRLLVRNRMLPMGVPLNALPPLCATRPGPAEAVGLARGVGSENHSTLTCLPQTAMNVVAGKTIVQLDSITNLHTHGLQVSPEEPADNVFLVIPPLGSHQFAFHIRRHQPAGLYWYHPHFHGATAHQGFQGLAGPIVVEGDIDEVPELADAAERILVLQELWLDEHGEVPNAVPLPSGGPVPFTSVPAVPTEWLFTVNGQLTPEVRMRPGEVQRWRVLNAAPHRLMWLHVDQHTLHQVGQDGVPFAHARPKPAIMLAPANRAEFAVRAGEPGRYPIYIKAYDQGRPGGARPTRLLATLVVDGPPAHGRLPTKLVRPPRMPHQPVVRRRKLVFKGDISGRYGLGVRFFIDGREFDQGRVDQHVEAGTVEEWRIVNEDVFQHPFHIHVNPFQVTDVRGVPHGDPSFDADPTVWWDTFRIPPLGEFTMRTYFHHDLPGLSVYHCHMLNHEDAGMMGTVLISPPGSGDPSNHLKFTSAGDHARKR; this is encoded by the coding sequence ATGGCACATGAGCATCGCGCCAAGGGATACCGGCGGCGTTCGCTGCTGATGGGTGCGGGAGCCGTTGGCGGCATCGGCTTGCTGGGCGGGGCCGAGGCCGCGTTCGGCGGCGGATCCTCCGAGGAGGAGGGCGAGCCGCTGCGGGACCTGCCCGAGGTACGGAGCAAGGGCGGGCTCCTGGACTACCGGCTGACGATGACGGCATCGACGGTGTCGCTGGGCCATGGGCGGAAGGCCCATGTGCACACCTACAACGACTCACTGCCCGGGCCGGTACTGCGGATCCGGCCCGGGGACCGGATGCGGCTGCTGGTGCGCAACCGGATGCTGCCGATGGGGGTGCCGCTCAACGCGCTGCCGCCGTTGTGTGCCACCAGGCCGGGGCCGGCGGAGGCGGTGGGCCTCGCTCGCGGAGTCGGCAGCGAAAACCACTCCACGCTGACCTGTCTGCCGCAGACCGCGATGAACGTCGTGGCCGGCAAGACGATCGTGCAGTTGGACTCGATCACCAACCTCCATACCCACGGGCTGCAGGTCTCACCCGAGGAGCCCGCCGACAACGTGTTCCTGGTGATCCCGCCGCTCGGGTCCCACCAGTTCGCCTTCCACATCAGGAGGCACCAGCCGGCCGGCCTGTACTGGTACCACCCCCACTTCCACGGCGCCACCGCCCACCAGGGCTTCCAGGGACTGGCCGGACCGATCGTCGTCGAAGGCGACATCGACGAGGTCCCCGAACTGGCGGACGCCGCCGAGCGGATCCTGGTGCTCCAGGAGCTGTGGCTGGACGAGCACGGTGAGGTGCCGAACGCGGTCCCGCTGCCGTCCGGCGGGCCGGTCCCGTTCACCTCGGTCCCCGCGGTACCGACCGAGTGGCTGTTCACCGTCAACGGGCAGCTCACGCCGGAAGTGCGGATGCGTCCGGGGGAGGTCCAGCGGTGGCGGGTGCTGAACGCCGCACCGCACCGGCTGATGTGGCTGCACGTGGACCAGCACACCTTGCACCAGGTCGGCCAGGACGGTGTGCCGTTCGCCCACGCACGCCCGAAGCCGGCCATCATGCTGGCCCCGGCCAACCGGGCCGAGTTCGCCGTCCGTGCGGGCGAGCCCGGCCGGTACCCCATCTACATCAAGGCTTACGACCAGGGCCGCCCCGGCGGGGCACGCCCGACCCGGCTCCTGGCCACGCTCGTCGTGGACGGCCCGCCCGCCCACGGCCGTCTGCCCACCAAGCTGGTCAGACCGCCCCGTATGCCGCACCAACCTGTCGTGCGGCGCCGGAAGCTGGTCTTCAAAGGGGATATCTCAGGCCGGTACGGGCTGGGCGTGCGCTTCTTCATCGACGGCCGTGAGTTCGATCAGGGCCGGGTGGACCAGCATGTGGAAGCCGGGACGGTGGAGGAGTGGCGGATCGTCAACGAGGACGTCTTCCAGCACCCGTTCCACATCCACGTCAACCCGTTCCAGGTGACCGATGTCCGCGGTGTCCCGCACGGTGACCCGAGCTTCGACGCCGACCCCACCGTATGGTGGGACACCTTCCGGATTCCGCCGCTCGGCGAGTTCACCATGCGTACATACTTCCACCACGACCTGCCCGGCCTGTCGGTGTACCACTGCCACATGCTCAATCATGAGGACGCCGGAATGATGGGCACCGTCCTGATCTCCCCACCAGGCAGTGGCGATCCGTCCAATCACCTGAAGTTCACCTCCGCCGGAGACCACGCCCGGAAACGCTGA
- a CDS encoding tyrosine-type recombinase/integrase, which yields MAKAADLAGAAHLMLVDGISYLDPEPAVFEAMLEGWTKQQRARFLKWDGTIKPRLSLVRRFAEFSNQYPWQWQSAEVEAFIDRLRAKTPTFTVSSGRNYQNHLRLFCEYITDPRYGWMSVCQQRFGEVPVQILHEWNTVTHVSEYEGDPSRRPLTYDEIQSMFDAADGRVEEIRKRGRKGALTAMRDSALLKTYYAYGMRRRENVGLDLADLRRNPKAPQYKRHGAVFVRWGKSSKGSPPKRRTIFTVPEMDWIVDDLDHYLTEVRPRFNVGKHPAIWVTERAGRLSRRSANEAFGAAKQAADLPEELKLHCLRHSYITHLTEFDYPERFIQDQAGHGYASTTALYTGVSDEYRNRLLHKKLGQRFPGIWEDPK from the coding sequence GTGGCGAAAGCGGCCGATTTGGCGGGTGCGGCACACCTGATGCTCGTGGACGGGATCTCTTACCTGGACCCCGAACCGGCCGTGTTCGAGGCCATGCTGGAGGGGTGGACCAAGCAGCAGCGGGCCCGTTTCCTGAAGTGGGACGGAACCATCAAGCCGCGGCTGTCGCTGGTCCGCCGGTTCGCCGAGTTCTCCAACCAGTACCCATGGCAGTGGCAGTCAGCGGAGGTCGAGGCGTTCATCGACCGCTTGCGGGCGAAGACGCCGACATTCACGGTGTCGAGCGGCCGCAACTACCAGAACCACCTGCGGCTGTTCTGCGAGTACATCACCGATCCGCGCTATGGCTGGATGTCGGTCTGTCAGCAGCGTTTCGGTGAGGTGCCGGTCCAGATCCTGCACGAGTGGAATACCGTCACCCATGTCAGCGAGTACGAGGGCGACCCGAGTCGCCGGCCGCTGACCTACGACGAGATCCAGAGCATGTTCGATGCCGCCGACGGGCGAGTCGAGGAGATCCGAAAGCGCGGCCGCAAGGGCGCGTTGACCGCGATGCGCGACTCTGCCCTGCTCAAGACCTACTACGCCTACGGCATGCGGCGCCGGGAGAACGTCGGCCTGGACCTTGCCGACCTGCGGCGCAACCCGAAGGCTCCGCAGTACAAGCGCCACGGCGCGGTGTTCGTGCGCTGGGGCAAGTCCTCCAAAGGTAGCCCGCCCAAGCGCCGCACCATCTTCACCGTCCCCGAGATGGACTGGATCGTCGACGACCTCGACCACTACCTGACCGAGGTCCGGCCCCGGTTCAACGTGGGCAAGCACCCTGCGATCTGGGTCACCGAACGCGCCGGGCGCCTGTCACGCCGGTCGGCGAACGAAGCCTTCGGGGCCGCCAAGCAGGCCGCTGACCTGCCCGAAGAACTCAAATTGCACTGCCTGAGACATTCCTATATCACACATTTGACCGAATTTGATTACCCGGAGAGGTTCATCCAAGACCAGGCCGGTCATGGCTATGCCAGCACAACGGCCCTTTATACCGGCGTCTCGGACGAGTACCGCAACCGGCTGCTGCACAAGAAGTTGGGCCAGCGATTCCCCGGCATCTGGGAGGACCCGAAGTGA
- a CDS encoding helix-turn-helix domain-containing protein, whose product MIKKMGYRWNLRKLMADREMFQTTDLVPLLAERGVNLSREQVFRLVTQPPQRMSMDTLAALCDILDCQPNDLIEVQVVNEEVRKTASGEMPGPLPAVRRTSIRRPEGL is encoded by the coding sequence GTGATCAAGAAGATGGGCTACCGCTGGAACCTGCGCAAGCTCATGGCCGACCGGGAGATGTTCCAGACCACTGACCTGGTGCCGCTGCTGGCCGAACGGGGCGTCAACCTCTCGCGCGAGCAGGTCTTCCGCCTGGTCACGCAGCCGCCACAGCGGATGTCGATGGACACCCTCGCGGCTCTGTGCGACATCCTCGACTGCCAGCCCAACGACCTCATCGAGGTCCAGGTCGTCAACGAAGAGGTACGAAAGACCGCCAGCGGCGAGATGCCCGGCCCGCTTCCGGCCGTGCGCCGGACCTCGATCCGGCGGCCGGAGGGACTGTGA
- a CDS encoding DUF302 domain-containing protein has translation MSLTRKTFRTAPMRYSALTAGAVVLALGATACGTGDSDTSTSEKSPSPASTAGKTSEPGEAAQAKFTSYASSTSFDDTVSALKKSVADNGMMVLGDLNQAGALKSTGLSLKGAHTFFVGNPAKGKMFFQKNPAIGAEIPVRMYVWADDEGTTHIGYFDPAPMFKAIDPELADGGKQMAMAVEKITKGAAGGTSTKGTTVAAAFTTVDSAKSFDATVSALKKSVADNGMMVLGDLNQAGALKSTGLSLKGAHAYFVGNPAKGKMFFQKNPAIGAVIPLTMYTWADNDGTAHIGYFDPAALFKAVDENMADGGKQMKMAADKIANGAAK, from the coding sequence ATGTCGCTGACCCGCAAGACCTTCCGCACCGCTCCCATGCGCTACTCGGCGCTCACCGCCGGGGCGGTGGTGCTGGCGCTCGGTGCCACCGCCTGTGGCACGGGGGACTCCGACACCTCAACTTCGGAGAAGAGCCCCAGCCCGGCGTCCACGGCCGGCAAGACCTCGGAGCCCGGTGAAGCGGCGCAGGCCAAGTTCACCTCCTACGCGTCATCGACGTCGTTCGACGACACCGTCAGCGCGCTGAAGAAGTCGGTCGCCGACAACGGGATGATGGTTCTCGGCGACCTCAACCAGGCCGGAGCCCTCAAGTCCACCGGCCTCAGCCTCAAGGGCGCCCACACCTTCTTCGTCGGTAACCCGGCCAAGGGCAAGATGTTCTTCCAGAAGAACCCCGCCATCGGCGCGGAGATCCCGGTGCGCATGTACGTCTGGGCGGACGACGAGGGCACCACGCACATCGGCTACTTCGACCCCGCCCCGATGTTCAAGGCCATCGACCCCGAACTCGCCGACGGCGGCAAGCAGATGGCCATGGCTGTGGAGAAGATCACCAAGGGTGCCGCAGGCGGCACGTCCACCAAGGGCACCACCGTCGCGGCCGCCTTCACGACCGTCGACTCGGCCAAGTCCTTCGACGCCACCGTCAGCGCGCTGAAGAAGTCGGTCGCCGACAACGGGATGATGGTTCTCGGCGACCTCAACCAGGCCGGAGCCCTCAAGTCCACCGGCCTCAGCCTCAAGGGCGCCCACGCCTACTTCGTCGGTAACCCGGCCAAGGGCAAGATGTTCTTCCAGAAGAACCCCGCCATCGGCGCCGTCATCCCGCTGACCATGTACACCTGGGCGGACAACGACGGCACGGCGCACATCGGCTACTTCGACCCGGCCGCCCTCTTCAAGGCCGTCGACGAGAACATGGCCGACGGCGGGAAGCAGATGAAGATGGCCGCCGACAAGATCGCAAATGGTGCGGCCAAGTGA
- a CDS encoding tyrosine-type recombinase/integrase has protein sequence MVHQRKVALAGAAHLELVSGVVQLRPEDAMFDAMLRGWRAQQKSRGLQDETVDDRERLVRRFFEFTNEYPWQWTPGHMDEWSASLTGEKHLAPSTIRSYQGDVRLFTEFLIDARYGWGPACEEAFGTGPVAIAHEWNTLPHLQDYEGDPEARPFTREELQRFLDYADDQVDRAVKSKRKGALAAYRDATLFKVIYGWGLRRTETSKLDVVDFGRNPKAPQFGRYGTLNVRYGKAKKGQPPRRRNVLSVMDWAVDAVADYVENVRPRFGFPDHPALWITERGGRLQPGSINDRFEAYRDALKLPKDLVPHSIRHSYVTHLTEDGVDRRFIQQQVGHECDSSTAIYTHVSDDFVNTALSKALAPAFAGV, from the coding sequence GTGGTGCATCAGCGCAAGGTGGCCCTGGCTGGGGCAGCTCATCTGGAGCTCGTTTCCGGGGTCGTCCAGTTGCGTCCTGAGGACGCGATGTTCGACGCGATGCTGCGGGGTTGGCGGGCTCAGCAGAAGTCGCGGGGGCTGCAGGACGAGACGGTTGACGACCGGGAACGGCTGGTCCGCCGGTTCTTCGAGTTCACGAATGAGTACCCGTGGCAGTGGACACCGGGTCACATGGATGAGTGGTCGGCCTCGTTGACTGGTGAGAAGCATCTGGCGCCGTCCACGATCCGCAGCTACCAGGGCGATGTTCGCCTGTTCACCGAGTTTCTCATCGATGCCCGCTACGGATGGGGGCCAGCTTGCGAGGAAGCCTTCGGCACCGGGCCGGTGGCGATCGCTCATGAGTGGAACACCCTCCCGCACCTGCAGGACTATGAGGGTGACCCGGAGGCGAGGCCGTTCACCCGCGAAGAGCTGCAGCGTTTCCTCGACTACGCCGACGACCAGGTCGATCGTGCCGTGAAGTCCAAGCGCAAGGGAGCCCTCGCTGCCTACCGCGACGCCACCCTCTTCAAGGTCATCTACGGCTGGGGACTTCGGCGGACCGAGACGTCCAAGCTGGATGTGGTCGACTTCGGGCGAAACCCGAAGGCTCCGCAGTTCGGCCGGTACGGCACGCTCAACGTCCGCTACGGCAAAGCGAAGAAGGGCCAGCCGCCACGGCGCCGGAACGTGCTGTCGGTGATGGACTGGGCCGTCGACGCGGTCGCCGACTACGTCGAGAACGTCCGGCCGCGATTCGGGTTCCCCGATCATCCGGCTCTCTGGATCACCGAACGCGGGGGACGCCTCCAGCCCGGTTCCATCAACGACCGCTTCGAGGCATACAGGGATGCCCTAAAACTCCCAAAAGATCTAGTTCCGCACTCAATCAGACATTCTTACGTCACGCATCTGACCGAGGACGGGGTCGACCGGCGCTTCATCCAGCAGCAAGTCGGCCACGAGTGTGACAGCTCCACGGCCATCTACACGCACGTCAGCGACGACTTCGTGAACACTGCCCTGAGCAAGGCCCTGGCCCCGGCGTTCGCCGGCGTCTGA
- a CDS encoding IS110 family RNA-guided transposase: MLAEHVDGVIGVDTHRDTLAAAAVSPIGAVLETTDAPAHTRGYQRLLEFAREHVPGRRCWALEGTGSYGAGLAAFLEDAGERVVEMCRPRRPPVRGGRKTDMLDAIRAAREALATEHVIQPRSRGEREAMRVLLATRQGAVHASTAAINQLKALIISAPDDLRAELRRLSRRQQVTRCAGLRDRPALSAEHRMTIRALRSTAQRIRHLQAEARELENELLQLVRQHAPELLDPLGVGSITAAQILVSWSHPGRFRSEAAFASFAGVAPIPASSGLTNKHRLNRGGDRQLNRAMHTISLIRMRLDPATKTYVARRVSEGKSPATPSDASSATSAARSSSSSSKGTSRTWRNSLKRLDTT; encoded by the coding sequence ATGCTCGCAGAACACGTCGACGGCGTCATCGGCGTCGACACCCACCGCGACACACTCGCCGCAGCCGCCGTCAGCCCGATCGGCGCCGTCCTGGAGACCACCGACGCACCCGCTCACACCCGCGGCTACCAGCGTCTGCTGGAGTTCGCCCGAGAGCACGTGCCCGGTCGGCGCTGCTGGGCGCTCGAAGGCACCGGCAGCTACGGCGCTGGCCTCGCCGCCTTCCTCGAGGACGCTGGCGAACGCGTCGTCGAAATGTGTCGCCCCAGGCGCCCGCCGGTCCGCGGAGGACGCAAGACGGACATGCTCGACGCCATCCGCGCCGCCCGCGAGGCTCTGGCCACCGAACACGTCATCCAGCCCCGAAGCCGCGGGGAACGCGAGGCGATGCGCGTCCTGCTGGCCACCCGGCAGGGCGCCGTGCACGCCTCCACCGCAGCCATCAACCAGCTCAAGGCCCTGATCATCTCCGCGCCGGACGACCTCCGCGCCGAACTGCGTCGCCTCAGCCGACGGCAGCAGGTCACACGCTGTGCCGGCCTCCGCGACCGCCCCGCGCTGTCGGCCGAGCACCGCATGACCATCAGGGCGTTGCGATCCACTGCCCAACGCATCCGGCACCTCCAGGCCGAGGCCCGCGAGCTGGAGAACGAACTCCTCCAGCTCGTCCGCCAGCATGCCCCTGAACTCCTGGATCCGCTCGGCGTCGGATCGATCACCGCAGCCCAGATCCTGGTCAGCTGGTCGCATCCGGGCCGGTTCCGCTCCGAGGCCGCCTTCGCCTCGTTCGCCGGTGTCGCCCCGATCCCGGCCTCCTCCGGGCTGACCAACAAGCACCGGCTGAACCGGGGCGGAGACCGCCAGTTGAACCGAGCGATGCACACGATCTCGCTGATCAGGATGAGGCTCGATCCAGCGACGAAGACGTACGTCGCCCGCCGTGTCAGCGAGGGCAAGAGCCCCGCGACGCCCAGCGATGCCTCAAGCGCAACATCTGCCGCCAGATCTTCAAGCTCCTCGAGCAAAGGAACCAGCCGGACGTGGAGGAACTCACTCAAGCGGCTTGACACGACATAG
- a CDS encoding GNAT family N-acetyltransferase, giving the protein MNEAVKTEVLAELDTLRRVSGVVAGHADLVREYSADGSECRIVFADLADGEVVELVRGERELARSGGYTLEWKVYGHDRQQGLAAALEAAGFEPDEEEQVLMLPVAEASSALFDTSGYEVRQVTDGAELDDYAEISRQIGRRNADEEHRQLAPLLEEQPDAMSVHIACAQGEPVSCGRVYFQAGSPFAELAGARTKTTHRRQGFFTAVVGSRLRQARERGCRLLVTDALPTSEPILRKRGFEVVTFTRPYIFEPDN; this is encoded by the coding sequence ATGAACGAAGCAGTCAAAACCGAGGTTCTAGCGGAACTCGACACGCTGCGGCGCGTGAGCGGTGTCGTCGCCGGCCACGCCGACCTGGTGCGCGAGTACTCGGCGGATGGCTCGGAGTGCCGGATCGTCTTCGCCGACCTGGCGGACGGCGAGGTCGTGGAACTGGTCCGCGGAGAGCGGGAGCTCGCCCGGTCCGGCGGCTACACCCTGGAGTGGAAAGTCTACGGCCACGACAGGCAGCAGGGCCTGGCTGCCGCGCTCGAAGCAGCGGGCTTCGAGCCCGACGAGGAGGAGCAGGTGCTGATGCTCCCGGTCGCCGAGGCATCATCGGCCCTCTTCGACACCTCGGGCTACGAGGTGCGGCAGGTGACCGATGGCGCCGAGCTCGACGACTACGCCGAGATCTCCCGCCAGATCGGTCGGCGTAACGCGGACGAGGAGCATCGGCAGCTGGCTCCGCTGCTCGAAGAGCAGCCTGACGCGATGAGCGTGCACATCGCCTGTGCCCAGGGCGAGCCGGTCTCCTGCGGACGGGTCTACTTCCAGGCTGGCAGCCCGTTCGCCGAGCTGGCGGGCGCCCGGACCAAGACGACCCACCGTCGACAGGGCTTCTTCACTGCAGTGGTCGGCTCCCGGCTGCGGCAGGCCAGGGAACGCGGCTGCAGGCTGCTGGTCACCGATGCGCTGCCCACCTCCGAACCAATCCTGCGCAAGCGCGGCTTCGAGGTGGTCACCTTCACCCGGCCGTACATCTTCGAGCCGGACAACTGA